The sequence below is a genomic window from Plasmodium coatneyi strain Hackeri chromosome 13, complete sequence.
CGTTGGGTACGTTGGGTACGTTGGGTACGTTGGGTACGTTGGGTACGTTGGGTACGTTGTAAGTTGTAAGTGGTAAGTGTGgcattcttccccttattttttttatttttttccttctttttaaaaaaaaaaaacttattttaaatatcttctttaattaaaaaaaataaacattttaagtaatgtatgttatttaaaagaagaataaagtgcttatttatttttttaatgggTAAAAATGCTTACTTTAAGTAATATGTAtttcaaataaaaagtgGACTGCACAATTTATGTATAATAAAaacatttgttcctttatatatGGAAATGTACTACATAGCCCCTCCCTAATAAATATAACAGGCGGCCACTTTCccttaataaaatatataagggGAGGGCGACGACAACCcgcctttttccccctgcaAAAAGGTGTGTGTTTACGTACATTACTACGGAATATACTACAAACTGTCCAGAAGAAtgtagaaataataataatgaacaaTACGAAAAGAAATATAGTAATAAAGAACAACAGGAAAGGAGCACAACGTACACGTCATAATTAAGGATGAGCGCACCATTATGTGCGTCCATAACGGATATTTCTTTGCCTCTGGTGTTGCTGTGTCCTTCCATTATTTGctgctccttttcttccccttctgggTGGCTTATCATATACAGTAGgttcatatgtacattcgtACGCTGAGTCTAATGTGGAGCCTAATGTTGTTGAATTGCCATTGTAATATTCGGTAGGGGCTATTGTTGATGTTTctgttgttaatgtgtcaAAGTTGCGCCTGGTGTcagatgttcttttttttctggttctgttccttcctcccttaaaTTGGTTATCAATCCAGGtgggtaaaagattatactgagaggaagggaaaggaaagggggaggaagggtggaagaaatatgtattatatacatatatgtatgtatataatactaATCGTAGGGGGAATAATTGTTGTAACTGTGATTATTACtttgtacagaaaaaaaacggccGCTGCTGGTAGTCCTATTAATGCAACTACGGAGGAGGTAGCAGCAACAGTCCTTTCCCCAGTGGAGGGGGGTATATAAGTAGGAGACTGCGACTGCTCCTCCACTTTAGACCGAGCAACCTCCCTTGCTACGGAAACTTGCGGTAAAAGAGCTTCTACGTGCATGTCGACTGCATCCTTCGCTTCAGTTCCTGttttacacttcttttcCAACAGTTCCTTATACTGTTGGTTACTGCCGAACCAGCTTTTGAAGTCTTGACAATAGCGTTTACTGTTGTCCTCACCACTGCCATCATTACATTTTGATTCCATAGCTTTGAAAGCTGTATGAATGTTGtccaaataatttttacagAGTTGATCACAGCGGGATCCACTATCGGTTAACTGCTGTTTTATAGTGTCGTAGTCTCTGGTGTAATCATAtaacttcttcattttcttagGGAGTTCTATGCTAATGGACGGGTACATATCTGTACACTGAAACCTGTTATCATATGCCTTTACTTTTTCGTAAATCTTTCTCATAGCGCCTgaaattttctcttcagCTAAAGTAcctaataatttttcccacatccaataatataggtAGTGGCAGTATTCGCTCTTCGAACCCTCATGTCCTGCCATTCCTGATGCATAGCACACTGCATACCAAATGTTATCCACATATGTTTTAACTTCAGAATATTGCTCCAGGGCATCTGACACTTTACTCTTAGCATTATAACCGCAGCTTTCGAATTCTTCACCGAACTTCTTATACATGCCTCCTGAAGGTAATAATGTGtccaacttttccttctataaatataatgagtaaaatacatatattcctgtatacttttcatatttcttaTAGCATGGATAAGataatacataaataatgtgtatatacgtCATTTGAATAGAGAATGTTAACCGTTAGTATGCCTGCCGTTTGTGCCATTGTTTAGGTGTCcacttttatatatgtaataaatttgtGTTAAAGAATGTTCTCTCTATGCATTCATACAaagtatgtatgtgtgcaaGTGTTATGTTTGTCCTACATATGaattctacacacatatatgtgtatggggggaaaaaaataattacaatgTACTCTGGGAATTATGGTGAAtatgacatatatatatgtacttatatatatataactatatatatggtatatatatacatacacatatatatgtataaaccTCTTTCCCTGCTcccacacatacatatatatgaataaatgaatattttttttcgtatatatacacacacactccATGTggacttatatatatgcatatgcgcaTATGTAGTTAGGTATAGTTAATTCATTTTGCTCCgtcccccccccaaaaaaaaaaaaaaaaataggtgaGCTACTTCCACAAAGTActtaataaatatgtaaataaaGTATGTGAATAAATGTGCCAaaagaggacaaaaaaaaagaatgttctCTCCATACACATGAGCTCTATACAATATACCTAcattgaaaaaattctcctTAACAATTctcctaaaaaaaattttttttttcgaacaggaatgaaaaaacacactctttaataataataataataataataacagtaGCACAGAAAATTTCGCCTCCTCCTGCTGCTGTTAGGGCaagggagggggaaaaaactatatatattcttctgtaTACGTAACAGTAGGAGAGGCGtacattgaaaaaaaaatatatagtgTTCTGTGTTAACATATACGTTCCAATAATACAACaaatgaatgtaaaagggATATGAGAGAATGTATGTGTGTTAAAAATTGACTTCTCTGCTTTATTTCATGCTATTCCATTCTATTATAcatgtcccccttttttctggctttaattatatatatgtgcacatataatgatATGATTTcgacatacatacacatatgtacttaATGTGTTCTGTCGTTAATTAGAAAGTTGAGCAGCGTGTATTATTAGAAGAGGAATAAGAACTCCATATTTGCTCGTTCATAATCAACATGGaacatatgcataatttttttgcatatctATGTAACCTACATAAATGcacataaataattttggCATAAATTGATTATACATACAATACACATGCAAAGGTACAAGGAGCATAGTAACCAGCAAGGATAAGTTTTTATTGAACGCGGATACATATATGCTGTGCACAAATATAACGTTCCACCCTACACCACAGTAAGAATTAGGTGCTCATGCATTAATTATATTCGTACGTGAATATGAACAATAAGGACATATTTCTTTTGCGCAGATGAATGAATAATTTCATCCATGAACTTTATTCCATATACATTAAACACATATAGAAGAATAACaataatgaaagaaaaaaacacttaAAGGGGACTACTActcttcctttattcaaCGTTCGTTGGTTGGTTGGGTGTATACACATTGTGCAAATAATATTACATACCAAGTACGGTAAGGataaatgtgtgcatatacatttattgtattgtacacataaagTTCAATGTATAATAGTTCACTTCTTCGAAATATGGACCACAGTAGTGGGAACAGCGGACTTCATTGTAGTACAGGGCAGAGACTACTAGGGGTATACTGGAAG
It includes:
- a CDS encoding KIR protein encodes the protein MAQTAGILTEKLDTLLPSGGMYKKFGEEFESCGYNAKSKVSDALEQYSEVKTYVDNIWYAVCYASGMAGHEGSKSEYCHYLYYWMWEKLLGTLAEEKISGAMRKIYEKVKAYDNRFQCTDMYPSISIELPKKMKKLYDYTRDYDTIKQQLTDSGSRCDQLCKNYLDNIHTAFKAMESKCNDGSGEDNSKRYCQDFKSWFGSNQQYKELLEKKCKTGTEAKDAVDMHVEALLPQVSVAREVARSKVEEQSQSPTYIPPSTGERTVAATSSVVALIGLPAAAVFFLYKYNLLPTWIDNQFKGGRNRTRKKRTSDTRRNFDTLTTETSTIAPTEYYNGNSTTLGSTLDSAYE